CCGACAAGAAGGCCGTGGCGACGCGCATAGCCGCCCGCGACGGCCGGGTGATCATGTTCGTGGACACCAAGCGGGGTGTCGACCGCATGGTCAAGAAGCTGCTGGCCGACGGCGTGCGCGCCTCCGGCCTGCACGGCGGCCGCTCCCAGCCGCAGCGCAACCGCACCCTGGACTGGTTCAAGACGGGCGAGGTCACCGCGCTCGTCGCCACCAACGTGGCCGCGCGCGGCATCCACATCGACGACCTGGACCTCGTCGTCAACGTGGACCCGCCCACCGACCACAAGGACTACCTGCACCGCGGCGGCCGTACCGCCCGCGCCGGGGAGTCCGGCAGCGTCGTCACCCTGGTCCTGCCCGACCAGAAGCGCGACATGACCCGCCTGATGTCGGACGCCGGGATCTCCCCGCGCACCGCGCAGATCAAGTCCTCCGACGAGGAACTGTCCCGCCTGACCGGCGCCAAGACGCCGTCCGGCATCCCGGTGGTGCTGGAGGTGCCGCAGCCCGCGCAGCCCAAGGCGCGTTCCGGCTCGGGCCGCCGCTCGGGCGGATCGCGTACGGGTTCGTCCGCGGGCGCGGCTCCGTCCGCCGGTGGTGGCCGCAGCCGCCGCTCCGGTGGCCCCGGCGCCGGGCAGGCTCCCGCCGCCGGTACGGGCCAGGCCCGCCGCGGACAGGCGGCCGGTCAGGGCTCCGGCTCGGGCGAACGCGGTCGGCGCAGCGGTGGCGCCCCCTCCGGCGGTGCGGCGGCGGCTTCTGCGCGCAGCCGCGTCGGTGGCGCGGGCCAGGGCCGGCGCCGGTCGGCCTGATCCGGCAAGAAGTACCCCGCTACGCCGGGCGGCGCGCAGTGAGCGCGCCGCCCGGCGTAGCCGTTTCCACGGTCGTATCCACGGCCGTATCCACGTCTACGGCGGTTTCTACGACCGGACCAGCCTCGTCTGCAGCTTCGCCAGGGTCCGCAGGTCCAGGCCGAGGCCGTCGGTGAGGTAGCCGTAGAAGCCGCCGTAGTCCGCCTCCATCCGGGCGGTCGCGGCGTCCAGGTAGTCCTGGCGGACCTCCTGGAGCGGGATCAGCAGATCCGGGTCCTGCATCCGGCCCGACTGCTTGAGGCCCGCCCGCACCTGGGCGTCGTAGGCCGCGCGGAAGGTGTTCGAGGCCAGGTAGTCCTGCCCGGCGCCGCTCTCGGGGACGCCGAGCGCGCGCAGCAGCACGTAACTCACCCAGCCGGTACGGTCCTTGCCCGACGTGCAGTGGTACAGCAGCGGCCCCGTGCCGTCCGCGATCTCCCGCAGCGTCGCCGCGAACTGCGCCCGGTTCTCTGCGCTGGTCACGAAGGTGCGGTAGATGTCGCGCATGTAGGCCTCGGCGCGGCCGCCGCCGAGCATCTGCTCCTGCTCGGCGGGGTCGCCGCTGGAGAGGACGGTGAGCAGGGTCGCGTACAGGCCGAGGTCGCTGACCGGGCGCGAGGTGGGGGTGAGCCCCGCGGGCAGCCGGTCGGCGCCGTCGTAGCGGACCTCCAACGGGACGCGGAAGTCGACGGCCTTGGTGAGGCCGAGGCCGGAGACGGTGGTGAGGTCCGCGGCGGTCAGCTTGTTCAGCGCGTCGGAGCGGTAGACCAGCCCCTGGCGGACCTGCCCGCCGGTGTAGGTGCGGTAGCCGCCCAGGTCGCGGAAGTTGACCGCGCCCTGGAGGGGAATCTGACGGATCGTTTCTGCTGCCGTCCGGTGCAGCCCGGGGCGGACGGGCGCCCGCGCAGCGGAGGCTGCGGTGGCGGACACGGTGGTGACGGCGAGGGCGGCGGCGAGGGCCGCCGTCACCAGGCGGATACGGACACGGCTCATCTGGGCGGCTCCTGAGGGGAGGAGGGGGAAAGGGACGGTCACCCTGGTGGGGGCAGGGTCCCGCCGGCGTGCAGTCGTACGAGTGCGCTCTGTGCCTCGGCCATGACCCGGCCGACGAGTTCCGCGCAGGACGGGAGGTCCTCGATCACCCCTGCGACCTGCCCGGACGCCATGACACCGAGGTCCGTGCGGCCCTCGACCATGGACGCTTTGAGGAGCATCGGCGTGTTCGCGGCGAGCAGGACCTGGCTCCAGGACAGGTCCTTGCCGTGCTTCATCGCCAGCCCGTCCCGCACCATCCGCGACCAGGACAGGCCCGACAGCCTGCGGAAACCGGCCGCGTGGCGCACCGCCCGGGCCAGCGCCCGGGCGCGGCCGGCCCGCTCCAGGGAATCGACCAGCTCGCTGCGCAGCATCCGGTGCGGCAGCCCGTCGACGGCCGTGGTGACGGTGACGTCCTTGACGCCCGCCCTGAGGTACTCGGCCTTGACCGCGTCCGGGACGGTCGAATCGGAGGTGAGCAGGAAGCGGGTACCCATCGCGATGCCCGCCGCCCCGTAGGCGAGGGCCGCCACGAGGCCCCGGCCGTCGTGGAAACCGCCCGCCGCTATCACCGGGATGTCCACGGTGTCGACGACCTGCGGCAGCAGCACGGTCGTGGCCACCTCGCCGGTGTGTCCGCCGCCCTCGCCGCCCTGCACGATCACCGCGTCCGCACCCCACGCCGCGACCTTCTCCGCGTGCCTGCGCGCCCCGACCGACGGGATGACGACCACCCCCGCGTCCCTGAGCCGGACGATCAGCTCCCGGGACGGCGCGAGCGCGAAGGACGCGACCCGCACCCCCTCGTCGATGATCAGCCGGGCCCGCTCGGCGGCGTCACCGGCGTCGGCGCGCAGGTTCACCCCGAACGGCGCGCCCGTACGGGACTTCACCTCGCGCACCGCGGCCCGCAGCTGTTCCAGCGTCATCGTCGCCGACGCCAGGATCCCCAGCGCGCCCGCGTTCGCCGACGCCGACACCAGCCGGGGGCCGGCCACCCATCCCATGCCGGTCTGCACGATCGGGTACCGGACCCCGACCAGCTCCGTCAATGCCGTCTCCATCGCCTCAGACCCGTACTTCCCGCTCGCGCAGGCCCTCGGGGTCGATCACCTCGCGGATCAGGCGCAGCTCCTCGGCGCTCGGCTCCCGCGTGTACGGGACGTCGTCGGGCACCGCCAGGTCGAAACCGGTGGCGTCCCGGACCTGGTCGACGGTGACCCCGGGGTGGAGGGAAGCCAGGCGCATCGAGCGGTCGGGGGTCCGGAAGTCGAAGACGCCGAGATCGCTGACCACCCGGGGCAGACGGTGGAAGCGCGTCACCCCGGCCGCCTCCGCCCGGTCGTAGCCGACGCCGCTGACCATGTCGACGCGCTCCACGAAGACCCGGGCCGAGTGCCGCGGGATCCAGTAACTCACCGGATTGTTGAGGGTGTTGACAGGTGCGCCGCGCACCCCCAGGAGCTGGCGGGCGGGCCGCTCCCAGTCCCCGATGCAGGAGATGTTCTGGTTGCCGTACCGGTCGATCTGGCTGGCGCCCATCATCACGTGCCGCCTGCCGCCGGTGACCATGGCGAGGTGACGGCGGTACGGGAGCCAGCCCTCCACCGTGCCGTCGAGCCCGACGAGCGCCGCCTCGCCGTCGGTGAGCAGCAGGTCGGGGCTGAAGGTCCGTTTCGCGAGCCGCGCGCCGACGGAAGGGACGAGGCCCATGGGGCTGGCGAGGACCTCACCGTCACCGCGCCAGGCCTCGGCGCAGGCGATCACACAGTATTCGGCGCGGGTCGGCTCACTGGTCACCGCTGCTCCTCGTGCCAGGCCTGGACGGCCGACTGGTAGGCCGACTCGCCCGGCCCGGACAGGAAGCGGGCGGCGAACTCGGGCCAGGGGGTGGACGCGTACAGCTTCTGAAAGGGCTCGTCCCGGCCGTAGTCGGGGACGCAGGAGGTGAAGTGCGCCCCGCCCGGGGTCTCCACGACGCCGGTGACGCTGTGGCGGCTGACGAGCAGGGACTGCGGCGGCCCGGACTTGGCGAGGTCGGCGCTCTCCACGAGCTGCTCGCAGGAGACGTACGCCGCGTCGGCGGCCTCGCAGAACAGGTCGTCGAAGTACGGGTCGGGGCCCAGGTACTGGGCGTTGCCGAGACGGTCGGCGCGGTTCAGGTGGACCAGGGCCGCGTCCATGCGCAGGGCGGGGACGGCGACGAACTCCTCCGCGTCGGCGTAGGGGGAGGTGACGGTCCGCAGCTCGGGGTTGACGCGCATCACGTCGGAGCCGAGGCCGGCGCGCACGGGCAGGAACGGCAGCCGGTTCGCCGCGGCGTGCAGGCCCCACATGAACATCGCCTCGTCCAGCTCGGTCAGCGTGAACGCGCCCCGCTCGCGGGCGGCCCGGAAGTGCGGCTCCAGCGGGATCGAGTCGAGGGTGGCGAAGGGGGCGACGAGCCGGCGGATCCGCCCGGCCGCGGCCAGCAGCCCGACGTCCGGGCCGCCGTACGAGACGACGGTGAGGTCGGTGATCCCGGAGCGCAGCAGTGCCCGCACCAGCGCCATGGGCTTGCGCCGCGAGCCCCAGCCGCCGATGCCCAGCGTCATCCCGCTGCGCAGCCGCCCCACCACGTCCTCGGGGGTCATGGACTTGTCGGTCATGCTTCCCGCTCCTTGCCGAAGGAGTCGCGGACCCGGTCGGCGACCCCACTGAGATTGGCCTCGAAGGTGAACCCCTGCTCGAAGCGGTAGCTGCGCCGTACGTCGACGGGGTCGATGCCGTTGATGGCCGCCTTGGCCAGCCGGATCAGGTAGCCGTCCTTGCGGGCGATCTCCGCCGCCAGCTCCAGGGCGGCGGCGCGGACCTCCGCGCGCGGGACGACCCTCCACACCGAGCCGTGCGCGTGCAGCTCTGCCGCGGTCGCGGTACGGGAGGTGTAGTACAGGGCCCGCATCAGGTGCTGGGGGACCAGGCGGGCCAGGTGGGTGGCGGCGCCGAGCGCGCCCCGGTCCAGCTCGGGCAGGCCGAAGGCGGCGTCGTCGGAGGCGACGATCGCGTCCGCGTTCCCGGCCAGGCCGATCCCGCCGCCGAGGCAGAAACCGTGGACGGCGGCCACCACCGGCACCTCGCACTCGTAGACGGCGGCGAAGGTCTCGTAACAGCCGCGGTTCGCGCCGATGAGGGAGCCGTGGCCGCTGTCGCGCTGCATCTCCTTGATGTCGACGCCGGCGTTGAAGCCCCGGCCCTCGGCGGCGAGGACGACGCACCTAACGGACCGGTCGCGGCCGGCGGCGCGCAGGGCGTCGGCGAGTTCGTACCAGCCGCTCACCGGGAGGGCGTTGACGGGCGGGAAGTCGACGGTGACCAGCGCGATGCCCTCGTCGGGGCTGGAGGTGGAGACACCCATGGGCGGATCAGCTACCTTTCCACCAAACATTTGTTAGGTGAGGAAGGTAGCAGCCGATGGAGCTCAAGGGGAGGGTGGTCGTCGTCACCGGCGGAACCCGGGGGGTGGGCGCGGGCATCGCGCGTGCGTTCCTCGCGGCGGGCGCGCAGGTGGTCGTCTGCGCGCGCCGCCCGCCGCGGCAGCCGGTCGAGGAGGACGGCCGGCAGGCGGCCTTCACCGCCGTCGACCTGCGCGAACCCCCCGCCGTCCAGGAGCTGTTCGAGGCGGTCGCCCAGCGGTACGGGCGGCTGGACTGCCTGGTCAACAACGCGGGCGGAACCCCGTACCGGCTGCTGGGGGAGGGGGAGGCGGCGCGCCATGCCCGAGTCGTCGAGCTGAACCTCCTCGCCCCGATGACGGCCTCGCTCGCCGCCTACCCGTGGCTGCGGGGGTCCCGGGGCTCGGTCGTGATGATCGGCAGCGTCAGCGGCACCCGCCCCTCGCCGGGCACGGCCGCCTACGGGGCGGCGAAGGCGGGGCTGGAGAGCCTGGCCCGCTCGATGGCCGTCGAGTGGGCGCCCGAGGTACGGGTCAACTCGGTGGTCCCCGGCATGGTGCGGACCGAACTGGCCCACTTGCACTACGGGGACGAGGCGGGCGTCCGGGCGGTCGCCGCAACCGTTCCGCTGGGGCGGCTGGCGGAACCCTGCGACATCGGGGCGGCGGCGGTGTTCCTGGCCTCGGACCGGGCGGCGTACGTGAGCGGGGCGAGCCTGCTGGTGCACGGCGGCGGGGAGCGGCCCGCCTTTCTGGACGCGGCACATGTCAACAAGGAGGACTGAGATGGGGCTTGCCGAGGGACGCGTGGTCATCGTGACGGGCGCGGGCCGGGGGCTGGGCCGCGCCCACGCGCTGGCCTTCGCGCAGGAAGGGGCGCGGGTCGTGGTCAACGACCTCGGGGTGGGACTGGACGGGCTGCCCGGCCCCGACAGCCCGGCCGCCCGGGTGGTGGCCGAGATCGAGGCGGGGGGAGGACGGGCGATCGCGCACGGCGGGGACATCGCCACCGGCGAGGGCGCGGCGTCCCTGGTCGAGTGCGCACTCGGGGCGTTCGGGCGCCTGGACACGCTGGTCAACAACGCCGGGTTCCTGCGCGACCGGATGCTGGTGAACCTGGAGGAGGACGACTGGGACGCGGTGGTCCGGGTCCACCTGAAAGGCCACTTCCTGCCGCTCAAGCACGCGGCGGCGTACTGGCGGGCCGAGGCGAAGGCGGGGCGGCCGGTCGCGGCGCGGGTGGTCAACACCTCGTCCGGGGCGGGACTGCTGGGCTCGGTCGGGCAGGGGAACTACAGCGCCGCCAAGGCGGGGATCCTGGCGCTGACGCTGGTCGCGGCGGCGGAGATGGGCCGCTACGGGGTCCAGGTCAACGCCGTCGCGCCGGCCGCGCGGACCCGGATGACGGAACGGACCTTCGCCGAGGCCATGGCGGCGCCGGGCGCGGGCGGCTTCGACGCGATGGCCCCCGAGAACGTGTCGCCGCTGGTGGTGTGGCTGGGCTCGGGGGCCTCGGAGGGGGTGACGGGGCGCGTCTTCGAGGCGGAGGGGGGCCGGATCACCGTGATGGAGGGCTGGCGGCCCGGGCCGACGGCCGAACGCGCCGCGCGCTGGACCCCGGCGGAGGCGGGCGAGGCGGCGGCGAAGCTCCTGGCGCGCGCGCAGCCCCCGGGGGCGGTGTACGGGGCGGGGGAGTAGGCGTCGCCCGCGGCGGCTGCCCGGGGCCCGCCGTGCGGAAGCGGCCGGGGGAGGGGGCGCGGCGGCTCCCGGGGCCCGTCGCAGGGGCCGGGGCGGCGGACGCGCCCCGGGCCCGGCCCCCTGGCGAGGGGTCGGGTCCGGAGGCTTCGCGCGTGCGTCGCGATATGACTACCCGCTACGCCCACGCGCTGAACCATCCTGGCCCCGACTTCCCGTCGGCGATCCTGTGATCATGCCGATTCACACGTACGAGAACACCTCCCGCACCGCCGCGGCCGGTCCGCTCACCCTCCACTACCACGAGGCCGGCCCCGCCGACGCCCCCGTACTCGTCATGCTGCACGGCGGTGGCCCGGGCGCCTGCGGCTGGGGCAACTTCGCCGACAACCTGCCCCACTTCGCCCGCCGGTTCCGTACCCTGCTCATCGACCAGCCCGGCTACGGCCGCTCCGACCTGCCGGAGCCCGACCGCGACTACTTCTCGTACAGCGCCCACGCCGTCGTCGCCCTCATGGACGGACTGCGCATACCCCGGGCCCACTTCCTCGGGACCTCGCTCGGCGGCGGCGTCGCCGCCCGGATCGCCCTCGACCACCCCGACCGGGTGGGGGGACTGCTGCTGAACGCCCCCGCCGGGCTCTCCCTGAACCTCTTCTCCGCCGAGCCGACCGAAGGCCTGCGGCGGCTCATCGAGTTCGCCGGCTCGCCCGAGCCGACCCGCGAGCAGATGCGGGCCTTCCTCACCGCCCTCGTGCACGATCCGTCCCGCGTCACCGACGCACTCGTCGAGGAGCGCCACGCCGAGGCCGTCGACCCGCGGGCCCGGCTGGGCAGCGCCCGGATGGCAGCCTCGTTCGCCAAGTGGCCGCAGGGTTCGCTGCTGTGGCGCGAGGCCCACCGCATCAGCTGCCCGGTGCTGCTGACCTGGGGACGGGAGGACCGGGTCACCCCCGTCGACGGGGCGTTCGTGGCGCTCAAGGCGATCCCCGACGCCCGGCTCCACGTCTTCCCCCGCTGCGGCCACCTGGTCCAGGGCGAGGCCGCCGAAGACTTCCAGCGCCTGGCCACCGACTTCTTCCTCCACTGACGGCCCGGCCCGAGGCGGCCGCCCCGGGCCGTTCAGGTGTCGGCATCGAGTTCCGTACGGCACAGGCCGCACCGTGCGGTGAGGCGGCCGCGCCCGGCCGGCAGCCGCAGCCGCTGGGCGCAGACCGGGCAGGGGAAACTGACCCGCAGGGCGCTGCCCCGCCCCTCGAAGCGGTACGGGGCTCCCGGCGCGGCCGTCCCGGTCCGGCGGCCGTGGGCGTAGCGGCGGCGCTCCGCCCAGGGCGCGGCCGCCAGCGGGGGCAGGCGGTGGTCCCGGTCGGCGAGCGCGCGGCCGCGCACGTGGGCCTCGTAGGCCTGCGGGCTGGTGTACCAGGCGGACAGGTCCTCGCCGAGCAGGCGGCCGCGTTTGGCGAGGACGTACCCGAACTCCTCGGGGGTGAGGTAGCCGAGCTTCTGGTGGGTGAGGGCGTCCTCGCGGTAGGCGTCGAGCAGCAGCCAGCCCGCCCCGAGGTAGGCGGCCGCGGTGTCGGTGAGGATCTCGTTCTCGGCGGTGGTGGGGAAGGCCAGGTCCAGGCGGTGCAGCAGGACGTGGGCGGCCTCGTGCGCGAGGGCGGCGGCCAGGTCGCGGCGATGGGTGCGAAAGCGCTGGTTCACCTCGACGAAGTACTCGGGCCCGGCCGTCAGCTCCACGGAGGCCGCCTCCGCCATCGTGCGGAAGCTGACGACCATCCGGGCGTCGGGCAGCCGTAGCGCGCGCACCACGGCGGAGGCCACGCGGTGCGCGCCGAGGTACAGGTCCTCGTCGTCGCCGAAGGCGGCCTCGGCGGGGGCGAGGCTCGCCCCGTACGCCAGGATCCCCTCGTAGGAGAGCCGCCGGAACAGCGCGGTGATCGCCTTGCGCACCGTTTCCAGATGCGGAAATCCGTGCGCGACGGGGCCGTTGTGCCTGCCGTTCTGCGTCATGGCGCCCTCCTCGCCGCAGTCACGGTGGCGTCCCGCGGAAGTTGTCCGAAAACGCGTTCTTGTTGCCCGGGCGGCGCCGTTGTGTCATGGCGGAGTGTCATGAACGCGTCATCACCCGTGACGCGTACGGCCCAACCCCCCACGAAAGGCAGTGTGTCGACTGTGTCCACCCTTGCCACCCTCCTGAGGCGCGCCCTGGCCGTCGGCGCCGTCGCCCTCGCGGCCGTCAGCCTCCAGCCGGGCTCCGCCACCGCCTCGCCGACCCCCGTCGTCGGTGGAACGCGGGCCGCACAAGGCGAGTTCCCGTTCATGGTCCGCCTCTCCATGGGCTGCGGCGGCGCCCTCTACAGCCAGCAGATCGTCCTCACCGCGGCCCACTGCGTCAACGGCTCGGGCAACAACACCTCCATCACCGCCACCGCCGGGGTCGTCGACCTCAACAGCTCAAGCGCCATCAAGGTCAAGTCCACCAAGGTCCTCCAGGCCCCCGGCTACAACGGCTCCGGCAAGGACTGGGCGCTCATCAAGCTCGCCAAGCCCATCAACCTGCCCACCCTCAAGATCGCCGACACGAAGGCCTACGACAACGGCACCTTCACCATCGCCGGCTGGGGCGCCGCCCGCGAAGGCGGCAGCCAACAGCGGTACCTGCTCAAGGCCACCGTCCCCTTCGTCTCCGACGCCGCCTGCCAGAGCGCCTACGGCAGCGACCTCGTACCCGGCGACGAGATCTGCGCCGGCTACGACCAGGGCGGCGTCGACACCTGCCAGGGCGACTCCGGCGGCCCGATGTTCCGCCGCGACAACACCAACGCCTGGATCCAGGTCGGCATAGTCAGCTGGGGCGAGGGCTGCGCCCGGCCCGGCTACCCCGGCGTCTACTCGGAGGTCTCCACCTTCGCCGCCGACATCAGGGCCGCGGCCGCCAACCTGTGACCACCCCCGCCCCGGCCTCCCGGCCCGCCAGGGCCGCCAGGCCGGGGCACCGCCGGGCCGGCGCACCGCCCGCCACCCCGCGCGGGGCACCGCCAGGCCGGCGCACCGCCCCCCCGTCCGCGCGGGGCGCCCGTCCGTCACCGCCCGCATCCCCACCGTCACCACGCCCCCGGGCCCGCGCCGGCCAGGTCGTCTCACTGTCCGGCCGACCAGGTCGGCAGCCCTTCACGCCACGTATTCTCGGGGACCATGAACACCAGCTACCCCGACGAGCCCGACGTCAGCGCCGGTGAGGCGAGCGGCGAGACGACCGGCGAGGACGTCACCGCCGAACTGGCCCGCCTCAGGGACAGCATCGACAACATCGACGCGGCCGTGGTCCACATGCTCGCCGAGCGCTTCAAGTGCACCCAGCAGGTAGGCCACCTCAAGGCCCGCCACCAGCTGCCCCCCGCGGACCCCGGCCGCGAGGCCCGCCAGATCGCCCGCCTGCGCCAGCTCGCCGAGAACGCGAAACTCGACCCGGCGTTCGCGGAGAAACTGCTGAACTTCATCATCGCCGAGGTCATCCGCCACCACGAGACGATCGCTGCGGGCGAAGAGTAGACCCCTGGGGCCCGGCCGCCGCATCCGGCAGCATGGGCCCCATGTCCTCCGCATTGACGCGCGACGAAGCGCAGCTCCGAGCCCAGCTCCTCGACGTCCACCACTACGCCGTCACCCTCGACCTCACCACCGGCGACGAGACCTTCGACTCCGCGACCGTCATCAGGTTCAGCGCCCGCACCCCCGGCGACACGTTCCTGGAACTGAAACCGGACGAACTGCGCTCCGTCGAACTCGACGGACACCCGCTCGACCCCGCCGCCCTCGACGGCAGCCGCCTCCCGCTGACCGGCCTCGCCGAAGGCCCCCACGAACTGCGCGTCGAAGCCCGCATGCGCTACTCCCGCACCGGCGAGGGACTGCACCGCTTCACCGACCCCGAGGACGGGGAGACGTACGTCTACACCCAGATGTTCATGGACGACGTCCAGCGCGTCTTCGCCGCCTTCGACCAGCCCGACCTCAAAGCGGTCTTCGAGTTCACCGTCACCGCCCCCTCCCACTGGTACGTCCTCGCCAACGGCATCACCACCCGCACCGGCGACCGCGACAGCGACGGCGCCGGCATCTGGACCTCCGCCCCCACCCCCGTCATCTCCACCTACCTCGCCGCCGTCGCCGCCGGCCCCTGGCACAGCGTCCGCACCGACCACGCCGGACTGCCCTTCGCCCTCCACTGCCGGCGCTCCCTGGCCCCCTACCTCGACGCGGACGCCGAGGAGATCCTCTCCGTCACCAAGGACTGCTTCGACCGCTACCACGAGAAGTTCGCCGAACCGTACCCCTTCGACTCCTACGACCAGGCCTTCGTCCCCGAATTCAACGCGGGCGCCATGGAGAACCCCGGCCTCGTCACCTTCCGCGACGAATTCGTCTTCCGCTCCGCCGTCACCGACACCGAACGCCAGCGCCGCGCCATGGTCATCGCCCACGAAATGGCCCACATGTGGTTCGGCGACCTCGTCACCCTGCGCTGGTGGGACGACATCTGGCTGAACGAGTCCTTCGCCGAGTACATGGGTTACCAGACCCTCGTCGAAGCCACCCGCTTCACCGGCACCTGGACCGAGTTCGGCATGGAACGCAAACCCTGGGGCTACGACGCCGACCAGCGGCCCTCCACCCACCCCGTCGCCCCCGACGCCGTCCCCGACACCGCCTCGGCCCTCCTCAACTTCGACGGCATCTCCTACGCCAAGGGCGCCTCCGCACTGCGCCAGCTCGTCGCCTGGCTCGGCGAGAAGGACTTCCTCGCCGGCATCAACACCCACTTCACCCGCCACAAGTTCGCCAACGCCTCCCTCGCCGACTTCGTCGATTCCCTCGCCGCCCACACCGAACGCGACGTCCACGCCTGGGCCGAGGTGTGGCTGCGCACCACCGGCGTCGACACCCTCACCCCCCGCATCGAGGAGAACACCTCCGGCTGGACCCTCACCGTCGACCACCACGGCAGCCGCCCCCACCACATCGGCGTCGGCCTCTACGACCGCGTACCGGGCAGCCGCGCACTCGAACTGCGCGAACGCCTCCACATCGACGTACCCACCGACGAGGTCCTCTCCGTCAGCGGCCCGCGCCCCGCCCTGCTCCTCCTCAACGACGGCGACCTCGGCTACGCCAAGATCCGCCTCGACGCCGCCTCCGTCGAAACCGCCCTGCGCGG
This Streptomyces sp. NBC_00539 DNA region includes the following protein-coding sequences:
- a CDS encoding tyrosine-protein phosphatase, with protein sequence MSRVRIRLVTAALAAALAVTTVSATAASAARAPVRPGLHRTAAETIRQIPLQGAVNFRDLGGYRTYTGGQVRQGLVYRSDALNKLTAADLTTVSGLGLTKAVDFRVPLEVRYDGADRLPAGLTPTSRPVSDLGLYATLLTVLSSGDPAEQEQMLGGGRAEAYMRDIYRTFVTSAENRAQFAATLREIADGTGPLLYHCTSGKDRTGWVSYVLLRALGVPESGAGQDYLASNTFRAAYDAQVRAGLKQSGRMQDPDLLIPLQEVRQDYLDAATARMEADYGGFYGYLTDGLGLDLRTLAKLQTRLVRS
- a CDS encoding NAD(P)H-dependent flavin oxidoreductase; protein product: METALTELVGVRYPIVQTGMGWVAGPRLVSASANAGALGILASATMTLEQLRAAVREVKSRTGAPFGVNLRADAGDAAERARLIIDEGVRVASFALAPSRELIVRLRDAGVVVIPSVGARRHAEKVAAWGADAVIVQGGEGGGHTGEVATTVLLPQVVDTVDIPVIAAGGFHDGRGLVAALAYGAAGIAMGTRFLLTSDSTVPDAVKAEYLRAGVKDVTVTTAVDGLPHRMLRSELVDSLERAGRARALARAVRHAAGFRRLSGLSWSRMVRDGLAMKHGKDLSWSQVLLAANTPMLLKASMVEGRTDLGVMASGQVAGVIEDLPSCAELVGRVMAEAQSALVRLHAGGTLPPPG
- a CDS encoding CoA-transferase subunit beta; this encodes MTSEPTRAEYCVIACAEAWRGDGEVLASPMGLVPSVGARLAKRTFSPDLLLTDGEAALVGLDGTVEGWLPYRRHLAMVTGGRRHVMMGASQIDRYGNQNISCIGDWERPARQLLGVRGAPVNTLNNPVSYWIPRHSARVFVERVDMVSGVGYDRAEAAGVTRFHRLPRVVSDLGVFDFRTPDRSMRLASLHPGVTVDQVRDATGFDLAVPDDVPYTREPSAEELRLIREVIDPEGLREREVRV
- a CDS encoding CoA transferase subunit A, which translates into the protein MTDKSMTPEDVVGRLRSGMTLGIGGWGSRRKPMALVRALLRSGITDLTVVSYGGPDVGLLAAAGRIRRLVAPFATLDSIPLEPHFRAARERGAFTLTELDEAMFMWGLHAAANRLPFLPVRAGLGSDVMRVNPELRTVTSPYADAEEFVAVPALRMDAALVHLNRADRLGNAQYLGPDPYFDDLFCEAADAAYVSCEQLVESADLAKSGPPQSLLVSRHSVTGVVETPGGAHFTSCVPDYGRDEPFQKLYASTPWPEFAARFLSGPGESAYQSAVQAWHEEQR
- a CDS encoding enoyl-CoA hydratase family protein, encoding MGVSTSSPDEGIALVTVDFPPVNALPVSGWYELADALRAAGRDRSVRCVVLAAEGRGFNAGVDIKEMQRDSGHGSLIGANRGCYETFAAVYECEVPVVAAVHGFCLGGGIGLAGNADAIVASDDAAFGLPELDRGALGAATHLARLVPQHLMRALYYTSRTATAAELHAHGSVWRVVPRAEVRAAALELAAEIARKDGYLIRLAKAAINGIDPVDVRRSYRFEQGFTFEANLSGVADRVRDSFGKEREA
- a CDS encoding SDR family oxidoreductase, with the translated sequence MELKGRVVVVTGGTRGVGAGIARAFLAAGAQVVVCARRPPRQPVEEDGRQAAFTAVDLREPPAVQELFEAVAQRYGRLDCLVNNAGGTPYRLLGEGEAARHARVVELNLLAPMTASLAAYPWLRGSRGSVVMIGSVSGTRPSPGTAAYGAAKAGLESLARSMAVEWAPEVRVNSVVPGMVRTELAHLHYGDEAGVRAVAATVPLGRLAEPCDIGAAAVFLASDRAAYVSGASLLVHGGGERPAFLDAAHVNKED
- a CDS encoding SDR family oxidoreductase — its product is MGLAEGRVVIVTGAGRGLGRAHALAFAQEGARVVVNDLGVGLDGLPGPDSPAARVVAEIEAGGGRAIAHGGDIATGEGAASLVECALGAFGRLDTLVNNAGFLRDRMLVNLEEDDWDAVVRVHLKGHFLPLKHAAAYWRAEAKAGRPVAARVVNTSSGAGLLGSVGQGNYSAAKAGILALTLVAAAEMGRYGVQVNAVAPAARTRMTERTFAEAMAAPGAGGFDAMAPENVSPLVVWLGSGASEGVTGRVFEAEGGRITVMEGWRPGPTAERAARWTPAEAGEAAAKLLARAQPPGAVYGAGE
- a CDS encoding alpha/beta fold hydrolase; its protein translation is MPIHTYENTSRTAAAGPLTLHYHEAGPADAPVLVMLHGGGPGACGWGNFADNLPHFARRFRTLLIDQPGYGRSDLPEPDRDYFSYSAHAVVALMDGLRIPRAHFLGTSLGGGVAARIALDHPDRVGGLLLNAPAGLSLNLFSAEPTEGLRRLIEFAGSPEPTREQMRAFLTALVHDPSRVTDALVEERHAEAVDPRARLGSARMAASFAKWPQGSLLWREAHRISCPVLLTWGREDRVTPVDGAFVALKAIPDARLHVFPRCGHLVQGEAAEDFQRLATDFFLH
- a CDS encoding serine protease, translated to MSTVSTLATLLRRALAVGAVALAAVSLQPGSATASPTPVVGGTRAAQGEFPFMVRLSMGCGGALYSQQIVLTAAHCVNGSGNNTSITATAGVVDLNSSSAIKVKSTKVLQAPGYNGSGKDWALIKLAKPINLPTLKIADTKAYDNGTFTIAGWGAAREGGSQQRYLLKATVPFVSDAACQSAYGSDLVPGDEICAGYDQGGVDTCQGDSGGPMFRRDNTNAWIQVGIVSWGEGCARPGYPGVYSEVSTFAADIRAAAANL
- a CDS encoding chorismate mutase encodes the protein MNTSYPDEPDVSAGEASGETTGEDVTAELARLRDSIDNIDAAVVHMLAERFKCTQQVGHLKARHQLPPADPGREARQIARLRQLAENAKLDPAFAEKLLNFIIAEVIRHHETIAAGEE